Proteins found in one Sporosarcina jeotgali genomic segment:
- a CDS encoding tyrosine-type recombinase/integrase, producing the protein MASFREKKGKWEYIVSAGLDPVTKKYIKITKSGFRTKTEARNEARRVEEELKQGTYIKESKTTFGDLLDVWIKHYEKRAKVSSVRARSIAAKQLLKEWEHYPISSITMSMYQQHLDNLSKNVSPNYLDSIHTTGRMIFTHAEKLKLITNNPTKHFEKPRMVKDEVIEEVDVLENFLEREELQEFLLLVKNEGLRGDLVIFATLAYSGLRIGELLALKESDIDFKTNVVRVSKTYYNPKNNKREYSLLTPKTSGSLRTIELDPFVIGLLKSHIKQIKEEKLKNRMIYHDKGFVFVDVQGYPMPIKMVAIRLQRLMKKMNTTKHITPHSFRHTNISLLIEAQVPIGEIQRRVGHNSIETTMNIYAHMTKQTKDQAANLFSSHLSSLTDKLQN; encoded by the coding sequence GTGGCCAGCTTTCGTGAAAAGAAAGGTAAATGGGAATACATCGTTTCTGCCGGTCTTGATCCAGTCACTAAAAAGTATATAAAGATAACCAAGTCTGGTTTCCGCACCAAAACAGAAGCACGTAATGAAGCCAGGCGTGTGGAAGAAGAATTAAAGCAAGGAACGTATATAAAGGAATCAAAAACTACATTCGGGGACCTTTTAGACGTGTGGATTAAGCATTATGAGAAACGCGCAAAAGTAAGCAGTGTCCGCGCACGCTCCATAGCTGCTAAACAACTATTGAAGGAATGGGAACACTACCCAATTAGTTCTATTACAATGTCGATGTATCAGCAACATTTGGACAACCTAAGTAAAAATGTCAGCCCCAACTATTTGGATAGCATTCACACCACTGGGAGAATGATTTTTACCCATGCTGAAAAACTGAAGTTGATTACGAACAATCCTACTAAGCACTTTGAAAAGCCACGCATGGTGAAAGATGAAGTTATCGAAGAAGTGGACGTGCTGGAGAACTTCCTGGAGCGTGAAGAACTTCAAGAGTTTCTGTTGCTTGTTAAGAATGAAGGTTTACGTGGGGACCTTGTTATATTCGCTACTCTAGCCTATTCCGGTTTGCGTATCGGGGAACTGCTCGCATTGAAGGAATCGGATATAGACTTTAAAACAAATGTAGTCCGTGTAAGTAAGACTTATTACAACCCCAAAAATAATAAACGTGAGTATTCGCTGCTAACACCTAAAACATCGGGTTCTTTACGTACTATAGAGTTAGATCCATTTGTTATCGGGTTATTAAAGAGCCATATTAAGCAGATTAAAGAAGAAAAGTTGAAGAATCGAATGATTTATCACGATAAAGGCTTTGTATTCGTTGATGTACAGGGTTATCCGATGCCTATAAAGATGGTAGCTATTCGGTTGCAACGTCTTATGAAGAAAATGAATACAACTAAGCACATTACACCTCATAGCTTCAGACACACGAATATCTCTTTATTGATTGAAGCGCAAGTTCCAATTGGTGAGATACAGCGTAGGGTCGGCCACAATTCAATTGAAACAACTATGAACATCTACGCTCACATGACGAAACAGACCAAAGATCAAGCGGCTAATTTGTTCAGTAGTCACTTATCCAGTTTGACGGATAAACTGCAAAATTGA
- a CDS encoding bifunctional DNA primase/polymerase, with amino-acid sequence MVNIILPQNEKTNKLLQAALIYATKFGFQVLPLHSIRNGKCTCGYIKCNSPGKHPVTRNGVKDSTSDVNEIRTLWAKYPFSNVGIRTGKESGIWVLDVDTKGTDGRETLTELERAYGKLPETVTAITGSQGLHYFFQYEEGIGNKVGFAPSLDSRGDNGFIVAAPSLHLSGRRYEYELSSHIMDVPIAKAPQWLTGMIITPLLVVGEHPKAKPSSHWQGIMNGVSEGGRNAAAASLAGYLIRKVEPLLAYEIMHLWNAERNDPPLSVEELDKVIDSIAATEMRRGGRR; translated from the coding sequence ATGGTTAATATAATTTTACCACAAAACGAAAAAACAAACAAGCTGTTACAGGCAGCGCTTATATATGCAACGAAATTTGGTTTTCAGGTGTTACCGCTGCACTCGATACGCAACGGTAAATGTACTTGCGGATATATTAAATGCAATTCACCAGGGAAACATCCAGTCACTCGAAACGGCGTAAAGGATTCAACTTCTGATGTTAACGAGATCCGTACATTATGGGCAAAATACCCTTTTTCAAATGTTGGGATTCGCACAGGGAAAGAATCAGGAATCTGGGTGCTGGATGTAGATACAAAAGGCACAGACGGACGAGAGACCCTGACGGAACTAGAACGCGCATATGGAAAACTACCGGAAACAGTGACCGCTATAACAGGATCACAGGGGCTGCATTACTTCTTTCAATATGAAGAAGGTATAGGCAATAAAGTTGGTTTCGCTCCTTCTCTTGATAGTCGAGGGGATAACGGATTTATTGTAGCGGCACCTAGCCTTCATCTGAGTGGTAGGCGGTACGAATACGAGTTAAGTAGTCACATCATGGATGTACCTATTGCTAAAGCGCCACAGTGGCTTACGGGCATGATTATCACACCATTGCTTGTTGTAGGAGAACATCCAAAAGCTAAACCATCTTCGCACTGGCAGGGCATTATGAACGGAGTTTCAGAAGGTGGACGGAATGCGGCAGCAGCTTCACTCGCGGGTTATCTGATTCGCAAAGTTGAACCATTACTAGCCTATGAAATTATGCATCTTTGGAATGCTGAACGTAACGATCCGCCTCTATCAGTTGAGGAATTAGACAAAGTGATCGATAGTATTGCAGCAACAGAAATGAGAAGAGGGGGAAGACGATGA
- the groL gene encoding chaperonin GroEL (60 kDa chaperone family; promotes refolding of misfolded polypeptides especially under stressful conditions; forms two stacked rings of heptamers to form a barrel-shaped 14mer; ends can be capped by GroES; misfolded proteins enter the barrel where they are refolded when GroES binds), whose amino-acid sequence MAKEIKFNEDARSAMMRGVDTLANAVKVTLGPKGRNVVLEKSFGSPLITNDGVTIAKEIELEDAFENMGAKLVAEVASKTNEIAGDGTTTATVLAQAMIREGLKNVTAGANPVGIRKGIESAVATAVTELKSISDEISSKQEIAQVAAISSGDEEVGNLIAEAMERVGNDGVITLEESKGFTTELDVVEGMQFDRGYASAYMATDTDKMEAVLDNPYILITDKKINNIQEILPVLEQVVQQGKPLLMIAEDVEGEALATLVVNKLRGTFNAVAVKAPGFGDRRKAMLEDIAILTGGEVITEDIGLDLKSTDIAQLGRASKVVVTKDNTTIVEGTGDADTISARVGQIRAQLEETTSEFDKEKLQERLAKLAGGVAVIKVGAATETELKERKLRIEDALNSTRAAVEEGIVSGGGTALINVYKKVETLLEGVEGDVATGVKIVLRALEEPVRQIATNAGLEGSIVVDRLKREEVGIGFNAANGEWVNMVQAGIVDPTKVTRSALQNAASVAAMFLSTEAVVANLPEPAGGGMPDMGGMGGMGGMM is encoded by the coding sequence ATGGCGAAAGAAATTAAATTCAACGAAGACGCACGCAGCGCAATGATGCGCGGTGTTGATACATTAGCAAACGCTGTAAAAGTAACACTTGGACCTAAAGGACGTAACGTAGTTCTTGAGAAAAGCTTCGGGTCACCACTTATCACGAATGACGGAGTGACGATTGCTAAAGAAATCGAACTCGAGGACGCATTTGAAAACATGGGTGCGAAACTTGTTGCTGAAGTGGCTTCTAAAACAAACGAAATCGCTGGTGATGGGACAACTACTGCAACGGTTCTTGCTCAAGCAATGATCCGTGAAGGCTTGAAGAACGTTACTGCGGGTGCAAATCCTGTCGGCATCCGTAAAGGTATCGAGTCAGCAGTTGCGACAGCAGTTACTGAACTGAAGAGTATTTCTGATGAAATCTCAAGCAAGCAGGAAATCGCACAAGTGGCTGCAATCTCTTCAGGCGATGAAGAAGTCGGTAATCTGATTGCTGAAGCGATGGAGCGCGTTGGAAACGACGGCGTCATCACACTTGAAGAATCTAAAGGCTTCACAACTGAGCTTGACGTTGTAGAAGGTATGCAATTTGACCGTGGTTATGCATCTGCATACATGGCAACAGATACAGATAAGATGGAAGCCGTTCTCGACAATCCATATATCTTAATTACAGATAAGAAAATCAACAACATCCAAGAAATTCTTCCAGTACTTGAGCAAGTCGTACAACAAGGCAAGCCGTTGTTGATGATCGCTGAAGACGTAGAAGGCGAAGCACTTGCAACCCTCGTTGTGAACAAGCTCCGCGGTACGTTCAATGCGGTTGCAGTGAAAGCTCCTGGATTCGGAGATCGTCGTAAAGCAATGCTTGAAGACATCGCAATCCTGACAGGCGGCGAAGTGATTACGGAAGATATCGGTCTTGACTTGAAATCTACGGACATCGCACAACTTGGACGCGCTTCTAAAGTTGTTGTCACAAAGGACAACACAACGATTGTTGAAGGAACTGGCGATGCAGATACAATTTCAGCACGCGTGGGTCAAATCCGTGCACAATTGGAAGAGACAACTTCAGAGTTCGACAAAGAGAAACTCCAAGAGCGTCTAGCGAAACTTGCTGGCGGCGTTGCAGTGATCAAAGTCGGCGCAGCAACTGAAACAGAATTGAAAGAACGTAAACTTCGCATCGAAGACGCTCTGAACTCAACTCGCGCAGCAGTTGAAGAAGGTATTGTCTCTGGTGGGGGTACAGCGCTTATCAATGTATACAAAAAAGTAGAAACATTGCTTGAAGGCGTAGAAGGTGACGTAGCAACAGGCGTGAAAATCGTCCTTCGTGCACTTGAAGAGCCAGTACGTCAAATCGCGACAAACGCAGGTCTTGAAGGTTCAATCGTCGTAGATCGCTTGAAGCGTGAAGAAGTCGGAATCGGCTTCAACGCAGCAAACGGCGAGTGGGTCAACATGGTCCAAGCGGGTATCGTGGATCCAACGAAGGTAACGCGTTCAGCATTACAAAACGCAGCATCTGTTGCAGCGATGTTCTTATCGACTGAAGCAGTAGTTGCAAACCTGCCAGAACCAGCAGGCGGCGGTATGCCTGATATGGGCGGTATGGGTGGCATGGGCGGCATGATGTAA
- a CDS encoding Abi family protein, with product MVKGKNTNSLMRHLRDNHNIDIQGSKDKKNLMNMGYYHGYKGYRYIKIPQNTIEFQSFSEVVAIYEFDMMLKTIFYPNLMMLETALKNHVLEVIIKKGSADFEHVFTNLLNDYKKENAGSKKYKKKMKSRLNLRDHIYDTISRSFASDKPVIQHFFHKNEPIPLWAIFEVITLGSFGSFVHCLNEETRLEIANEIGLKSTNHNHNGRLVEKMVFAIKDLRNAVAHNSVIFDCRFKQGEPAAELKAFLSSETGVRDVTFDNIVDYLVLVIYLKKNFGATKTELKKIIKDFSRECEHFGEVIPREAYSAILGTDFRTKITRLLRYV from the coding sequence ATGGTAAAAGGAAAGAATACGAATAGTTTAATGCGTCATTTAAGAGATAACCATAATATAGATATCCAAGGTAGCAAAGATAAGAAAAATCTCATGAATATGGGGTATTACCACGGTTACAAGGGATATCGGTACATAAAAATTCCACAAAATACGATAGAGTTTCAAAGTTTCAGTGAGGTAGTCGCTATATATGAATTTGATATGATGCTGAAAACTATTTTTTATCCTAATTTAATGATGCTTGAAACAGCATTGAAGAACCATGTACTCGAAGTTATTATAAAAAAAGGGTCTGCCGATTTTGAACACGTGTTCACGAATCTATTAAATGACTATAAAAAAGAAAATGCGGGGAGCAAGAAATATAAGAAGAAGATGAAAAGTAGGTTGAATTTACGAGATCATATATATGATACTATTTCCAGAAGCTTTGCGAGTGATAAGCCTGTTATTCAGCACTTCTTTCACAAGAATGAACCAATCCCCTTGTGGGCGATTTTTGAAGTTATTACATTGGGGAGTTTTGGATCGTTCGTCCATTGTTTGAATGAAGAAACTAGGTTGGAAATAGCGAATGAAATAGGACTCAAATCAACTAATCATAATCATAATGGTAGATTGGTTGAAAAGATGGTATTCGCAATTAAAGACTTGAGAAATGCTGTAGCACACAACTCAGTGATTTTTGATTGTAGGTTTAAACAAGGGGAACCAGCTGCCGAATTAAAAGCTTTTCTATCCTCCGAGACAGGTGTAAGAGATGTTACATTCGACAATATTGTTGATTATCTGGTACTGGTGATTTATTTAAAAAAGAATTTCGGAGCGACTAAAACAGAGCTGAAAAAAATCATTAAAGATTTCTCTAGAGAATGTGAACATTTTGGGGAAGTTATTCCTCGCGAAGCATACTCGGCAATTTTAGGTACGGATTTTAGAACAAAGATAACTAGATTGTTGAGATATGTATAG
- a CDS encoding DUF927 domain-containing protein: MKRQPTSNIIALSEKKKSPSSQLYTHASGKEFKLPSGFEVQNNNLYILVEKGSGENKEIVPKYLCRQVPLITKSFSNIERSQLYYELSWKADGRLHEEVVTAGFVSTRKDIISLSDYSLAVNDVNARDLINFFDRLLMINDIPREKMVERLGHIEGGFIHPLYSKEVQILPADGGEKQMLEAFESSGTIEGWINGVLKPVEAHPKALLILLASFASVLLKDLNLGPFVIDLSGATSKGKTTVLKTAATVWGTDHLVSEWNGTAVSFERKAAFLNSFPLMLDDSMKADEKQLQRFVYNFSGGRSKGRGSVTGSQREFTWNNLMLSTGEVPLTEYAERAGGAAARILPVKGLPFKDADYEFFDELYEAMEHNHGEIGLEFIKQWEERKHELLPKYKEYNSMFQKKARGNEVVSRIARHYAAIYFAGTLVMDFFDAPIDLGWLEVMFNEIMDENKAVDKPMQMLEAVLTDLDSSRESIAIDNRVFHDLKAIYKDQTLYLLPSYLKEFLKTEQSSIRSEWLRREISISGLEKGKKTDSRTLRHKGSVHRVVAIHPHVVEELGFDFNVNNHV, translated from the coding sequence ATGAAACGACAACCGACAAGCAACATCATAGCGTTATCTGAAAAGAAGAAATCCCCTTCTTCTCAATTGTACACACACGCCAGTGGGAAAGAATTTAAGTTACCAAGTGGATTTGAAGTTCAAAACAACAATCTTTATATACTTGTTGAAAAAGGTAGCGGTGAAAACAAAGAAATAGTTCCTAAGTATCTATGTAGACAAGTTCCTTTGATTACAAAATCATTCTCCAATATTGAGCGCTCACAACTGTACTATGAATTGTCTTGGAAAGCAGACGGGCGTTTACACGAGGAAGTGGTCACTGCAGGCTTTGTTTCGACTCGCAAAGATATTATTTCCCTATCTGATTATTCGCTAGCTGTTAATGATGTAAACGCACGTGACCTTATTAACTTTTTTGATAGGTTACTTATGATTAATGATATACCGAGAGAAAAGATGGTTGAACGACTTGGACATATAGAAGGTGGGTTTATTCATCCGCTCTATTCTAAAGAGGTTCAGATATTGCCTGCTGATGGTGGGGAAAAGCAGATGTTGGAAGCGTTTGAATCCTCTGGAACTATAGAAGGTTGGATAAACGGTGTGTTAAAACCGGTTGAAGCACACCCGAAGGCGTTACTTATACTCTTAGCATCATTCGCTTCGGTCTTACTGAAAGACTTGAATCTTGGCCCATTTGTAATTGACCTTTCCGGTGCGACTTCTAAAGGAAAAACAACCGTTTTGAAGACAGCAGCTACAGTGTGGGGGACAGACCATCTAGTTTCTGAATGGAATGGTACTGCTGTAAGTTTCGAGCGTAAGGCGGCATTTCTGAACAGTTTCCCGCTTATGTTAGACGATTCAATGAAAGCAGACGAAAAACAGTTACAGCGGTTTGTATATAACTTCTCAGGCGGCCGCAGTAAAGGACGCGGATCTGTTACCGGTTCGCAACGCGAGTTTACTTGGAACAACCTGATGCTATCCACTGGAGAAGTACCACTCACTGAATACGCAGAGCGAGCAGGTGGAGCAGCTGCACGAATTCTTCCAGTAAAAGGCCTACCTTTTAAGGATGCAGATTACGAGTTCTTTGATGAACTATATGAAGCAATGGAGCACAACCATGGAGAAATAGGGCTTGAATTTATTAAGCAATGGGAAGAACGTAAGCACGAATTGCTTCCGAAGTACAAAGAATACAATTCCATGTTCCAGAAGAAGGCAAGAGGAAATGAAGTAGTTTCAAGGATTGCTAGACATTATGCAGCTATCTATTTTGCCGGAACACTCGTTATGGACTTCTTTGATGCTCCAATAGATCTAGGTTGGTTAGAAGTTATGTTTAACGAAATCATGGACGAAAATAAAGCCGTGGATAAGCCTATGCAGATGCTTGAAGCCGTTCTAACAGACTTGGATTCCTCTAGGGAGTCAATCGCAATTGATAATCGAGTGTTCCATGATCTAAAGGCTATCTATAAAGACCAAACGCTTTATCTGCTTCCGTCTTATTTGAAAGAGTTCCTTAAAACGGAACAAAGTTCTATAAGAAGTGAATGGCTAAGAAGAGAAATTTCAATATCCGGTCTGGAGAAAGGCAAGAAAACAGATTCACGAACACTTCGACATAAAGGTAGTGTGCATAGAGTGGTGGCAATTCATCCACATGTTGTAGAGGAATTGGGCTTTGACTTTAATGTAAACAATCATGTGTAA
- a CDS encoding phage terminase small subunit P27 family: MARPRKLLGATTKNYTKAEIAEREKDESALHEFKKISKRPPSWLSEDAQAEYKRIIQLVNQLPIADLDLASLTMYCDYYSKYKAASIAVEEEGRTITELDAQGNDRRKVNPEFTAMNDAARNLRSVAGGLGLTIDSRMRIVLPKDDKRMDPFAELLSGD; the protein is encoded by the coding sequence ATGGCCAGACCTAGAAAACTATTAGGCGCAACAACGAAAAACTACACAAAAGCGGAAATTGCAGAACGAGAGAAAGATGAGTCAGCATTACATGAATTTAAAAAGATTTCTAAGCGTCCTCCATCTTGGTTGAGTGAGGATGCGCAAGCGGAATACAAGAGAATCATTCAATTAGTCAATCAGTTACCCATTGCGGATTTGGACCTTGCATCCCTAACGATGTATTGCGATTACTATTCAAAATACAAAGCGGCATCTATAGCAGTAGAAGAAGAGGGACGGACTATCACGGAATTAGATGCACAAGGTAACGACAGAAGAAAGGTGAATCCCGAATTTACCGCAATGAATGACGCTGCACGTAATCTTCGTTCAGTAGCTGGAGGATTAGGGTTAACCATTGACAGTCGAATGCGGATTGTTCTACCTAAAGACGATAAAAGAATGGATCCATTCGCTGAACTGTTAAGCGGGGACTAA
- a CDS encoding helix-turn-helix domain-containing protein: MHELLEVSEVARLLKVNPDIVCKLIKSGQLMGLKLGRMKVSTIEIEDFLQRNAGKDLTDPYNVKKLEGAVELGSSRRSVDSSSDEFKIFNEGSTVKNEGGSSGKPVHVINLYAARRELGIEQKALAKLLNIHWTSYSRKERGVHDFTLSEAKKLAEYFNCTLNDLFQDD, from the coding sequence ATGCATGAACTATTAGAAGTTTCAGAAGTGGCTAGGCTGCTGAAAGTTAATCCAGATATCGTGTGCAAATTAATAAAAAGCGGTCAGCTCATGGGATTAAAACTTGGTCGTATGAAAGTATCTACTATTGAGATAGAGGATTTCTTACAAAGGAATGCAGGAAAAGATTTAACTGATCCATACAATGTGAAGAAGTTAGAAGGTGCTGTGGAATTAGGTAGCTCCCGCAGGTCAGTGGATTCAAGTAGTGATGAATTTAAAATATTTAATGAAGGGAGTACTGTTAAGAACGAGGGAGGTTCTTCAGGGAAACCAGTCCATGTTATTAATTTGTACGCTGCGAGAAGAGAGCTTGGAATAGAACAAAAGGCGCTTGCGAAGTTGTTAAATATCCACTGGACAAGTTACTCAAGGAAAGAGCGTGGTGTTCATGATTTCACTCTCAGTGAAGCAAAGAAGTTAGCGGAATACTTCAACTGCACGCTGAATGACTTGTTTCAGGATGATTAA
- a CDS encoding tape measure protein, with protein MAGNRVISAVLTLKDKDFGTTAQKSASAMKDLERKTKHSGNTISKFGKSATASLKGVAAGASSIVAAIGVTKALSGAFNMVRSSVTSAFDRIDTMERFERTMTTITGSSEQVKAALEATRDAVTGTGYGLDTAAQSVQNFVTRGMDINKATKTVAQWGDAVAFYGDGSNEQFETVSDAIGKMYSSGKVSLDQLNRLTDVGINATDMYAKAVGRDSTSVAKDLSKGKISAEEFFDVVGTAMMEGTNGVQKVAGAAKEAGASWGNTWTNMRASVTRGVEDIIKNVDKMLVSNGLPDMRSMVSNFGKKFESVLLSASDKIPLLSGGIVGMYTAVKPGLDWLKDTAFPAIKTELQSAFETSRPVLEWIKDNAFPAIVEAAKTVVEGFTDLYNFVKDNLPLLTPIVAGVTTTVLAFKGAVVLVEGAMKAWQAATIAVEVATALLNGTLTLSPLGWVALAIGGVVAAGIALYQNWDTVKAKTAELWQKLQDNPLMALALGPMGVLVATGVTLYKNFDKIKATFNAFKETIKNFVLPKWVATIGKTLAGAAEKVRGIAGGRAPMDSFAVGTNRVTHDQVAQIHKDEMIVPAVQSRNARKQGININNIDKQKESPVRPVQVKSSSSKGSNNVFNININGHNLTVDQIMNEMVRKIERANFNMA; from the coding sequence ATGGCAGGAAACAGAGTTATATCCGCAGTTTTAACGCTGAAAGATAAAGACTTCGGAACAACCGCACAGAAATCTGCATCAGCAATGAAGGATTTAGAACGTAAAACGAAACACTCTGGTAACACCATATCTAAATTTGGTAAATCTGCAACGGCTAGCTTGAAAGGCGTAGCAGCTGGAGCGAGCAGTATCGTTGCTGCAATCGGAGTTACCAAAGCATTATCCGGTGCGTTCAATATGGTGAGGTCTTCGGTTACGTCAGCGTTTGACCGAATCGATACGATGGAAAGATTTGAACGAACTATGACCACTATCACAGGTTCTTCAGAGCAAGTAAAGGCGGCACTTGAAGCAACTCGTGATGCAGTAACAGGTACGGGATACGGACTAGATACGGCGGCACAAAGCGTTCAGAACTTCGTAACCCGTGGGATGGATATAAACAAGGCAACGAAGACAGTCGCGCAATGGGGCGATGCAGTAGCGTTCTATGGTGATGGTAGTAACGAGCAGTTTGAAACTGTTTCGGATGCTATTGGTAAGATGTATTCATCCGGTAAAGTTTCGTTAGATCAATTAAACCGATTGACGGACGTAGGAATTAACGCAACAGATATGTATGCGAAAGCAGTTGGACGAGATTCCACATCTGTAGCAAAGGATTTATCCAAAGGTAAGATTTCCGCAGAAGAATTTTTCGATGTTGTTGGAACAGCCATGATGGAAGGAACGAACGGTGTTCAGAAGGTTGCCGGTGCTGCCAAGGAAGCTGGTGCATCATGGGGGAATACATGGACTAATATGCGGGCTAGTGTAACTCGCGGAGTGGAAGATATTATAAAGAACGTTGATAAAATGCTCGTATCAAATGGATTGCCAGATATGCGTTCGATGGTAAGTAATTTTGGTAAGAAGTTTGAAAGTGTACTTTTGAGTGCTTCTGATAAGATTCCTCTGCTATCCGGTGGAATTGTGGGAATGTACACCGCTGTTAAACCAGGATTGGATTGGTTGAAAGATACAGCATTCCCGGCTATTAAAACTGAATTGCAAAGTGCGTTTGAAACATCCCGCCCGGTTTTGGAATGGATTAAAGATAATGCATTCCCGGCGATTGTGGAAGCCGCAAAAACAGTCGTTGAAGGATTCACGGATTTATATAATTTTGTGAAAGACAATTTGCCGCTTCTGACTCCGATTGTCGCTGGTGTCACAACCACAGTGCTGGCGTTTAAGGGGGCAGTCGTTCTAGTCGAGGGAGCAATGAAAGCGTGGCAAGCCGCAACCATCGCGGTAGAAGTCGCAACAGCATTATTAAATGGTACGTTGACACTCTCTCCATTGGGATGGGTAGCGCTCGCTATTGGTGGAGTGGTAGCTGCCGGTATTGCACTCTACCAGAATTGGGACACCGTCAAAGCGAAAACCGCTGAATTATGGCAGAAGTTGCAAGATAACCCTCTAATGGCGCTCGCATTAGGTCCAATGGGCGTGCTTGTTGCTACTGGTGTAACACTTTATAAAAACTTCGACAAAATCAAGGCGACTTTCAATGCGTTCAAAGAGACTATCAAGAATTTCGTATTACCTAAATGGGTTGCCACAATTGGTAAAACACTAGCTGGTGCAGCAGAAAAAGTAAGAGGTATCGCCGGCGGTAGAGCGCCTATGGATTCTTTCGCCGTGGGTACAAACCGTGTAACTCATGACCAAGTGGCGCAAATCCACAAGGATGAAATGATTGTACCAGCCGTACAGTCTCGGAACGCTCGTAAGCAAGGTATAAACATTAACAACATCGACAAGCAGAAAGAAAGTCCAGTGCGACCGGTGCAAGTTAAGTCGAGTAGCAGCAAAGGCAGTAACAACGTGTTTAACATCAATATAAACGGTCACAATCTAACAGTTGACCAAATCATGAACGAGATGGTAAGAAAGATTGAAAGAGCAAACTTCAATATGGCATAA
- a CDS encoding helix-turn-helix domain-containing protein gives MEEDITLGGVIRSKRKAQKLTLVEMGKKTGLTQGYLSNIENNVRTRPSVEVLKKIADALNVSRTALMTIAGYVEESELEVQKNIILREREMFGAANTSELNTSTIVLNDVIDAAYLNTKFIYSGKELNIYEKTYISQILYMILENPIPEELTERKKIIELLEFLLK, from the coding sequence ATGGAGGAAGATATTACACTAGGTGGCGTTATACGTAGTAAACGTAAGGCTCAAAAATTAACGTTAGTGGAAATGGGGAAGAAAACAGGACTGACTCAGGGTTATTTATCCAATATAGAGAACAATGTAAGAACCCGGCCGTCTGTAGAAGTTTTAAAAAAAATTGCAGACGCTCTTAATGTTAGTAGAACAGCTTTAATGACCATTGCCGGTTATGTCGAAGAGTCCGAACTGGAAGTTCAAAAAAATATCATTTTGAGGGAAAGGGAAATGTTTGGGGCAGCAAATACAAGTGAATTAAATACCTCCACTATTGTGTTGAACGATGTCATTGACGCGGCATATCTAAATACCAAGTTTATCTATTCAGGAAAAGAACTCAACATATATGAAAAAACATACATTTCCCAAATTCTTTACATGATACTAGAAAACCCTATCCCTGAAGAATTGACCGAAAGAAAAAAGATTATTGAGTTGTTAGAGTTTCTTTTGAAATGA
- a CDS encoding HIRAN domain-containing protein: MPELNVVGVIYDNPDGTNRQEVIRHVINSYKSKGKLKPWDNLTDEQIIADGAEGHEYENQVVKAAARLVKEPNNPHDPNAIKVILIDAERKKHHVGYIPKEKTAEVSRLMKTLNRIDVEFTGGQYKAIDIDDDENEYIDTYSENYGVILHTVDVVELTENNPFLKAGDGSPKAKMAGRLGCGLMVFILIMIVVIILS; the protein is encoded by the coding sequence GTGCCTGAACTTAATGTAGTGGGTGTGATTTACGACAATCCAGACGGAACCAACAGGCAAGAAGTTATTCGACACGTAATTAACTCCTATAAATCCAAAGGTAAACTCAAACCGTGGGATAACCTAACGGATGAACAAATTATAGCGGATGGTGCAGAAGGGCATGAGTACGAAAATCAAGTGGTGAAAGCAGCTGCGCGATTAGTGAAAGAACCGAATAATCCCCATGATCCAAATGCAATTAAGGTAATTCTAATTGATGCTGAACGAAAGAAACACCATGTTGGTTACATCCCCAAAGAGAAAACTGCTGAAGTATCACGACTTATGAAAACCCTGAACCGGATTGATGTTGAGTTTACAGGTGGTCAATACAAGGCAATAGATATTGATGATGACGAGAATGAATACATTGACACTTACTCAGAAAACTATGGAGTTATTCTACACACTGTAGACGTTGTGGAACTGACTGAGAACAATCCATTCCTAAAAGCCGGCGACGGATCACCTAAAGCTAAAATGGCTGGCCGTTTAGGCTGCGGACTTATGGTATTCATTTTGATTATGATTGTTGTTATTATTCTTAGTTGA